From Hylaeus volcanicus isolate JK05 chromosome 2, UHH_iyHylVolc1.0_haploid, whole genome shotgun sequence, the proteins below share one genomic window:
- the LOC128872191 gene encoding sodium- and chloride-dependent GABA transporter 1-like — MAEKMYYWGEEKDHVDPEETFIEFKVKSSASEKKRESSRAVPKTTVSSPQGRATEVGSRVEDTERGGWDNKLDFLFSCISVSVGLGNVWRFPYLCYKNGGGAFLITYGIAMVFCGIPIFFQEVAIGQYLGAGGMTLVGQLCPLLQGVGYATMTIVFFLDIYYCIIIAWTLFYLISTFVNIPGVPWSGCGNWWNTEHCYDASEKLEHITGVNSSNTTNATTPVEEYWERRVLGITSGIETIGGIQWELLGCLILGWLLVYFIIRRGLHQSGKIIWFSALFPYVVLFILLGRAVTLDGASDGLKYYVTPRWEELLSPGPWIDGATQIFFAYSIGTGALPALGSYNKFHHNCYKDALITCIVNTLTCLLAGCVTFSILGHIASEQGNHVSDVVKSGPGLVFLTYPEVVLKLPGASMWATIFFTMLLILGIDSEFCIVESFITGVIDNWADSLRPHRKKFTIAICLLMFALGLPMVTNGGVYIFQLMDFYSASGMSILWVCFFQTIAISWIFGAQKFCDCIHQMMGIRLNKFWYICWVVFAPMIMAAIFVFQCVQYKPLKYGSDYEYPTWAEIVGFCLSLSSMIWIPGYVIYYLVVTPGSVKQNILKGLKPNIKSQPKLPKGEKSAVIPMSESSAGLITKNNSFLSET; from the exons ATGGCTGAGAAGATGTACTATTGGGGGGAGGAGAAGGATCACGTCGACCCGGAAGAGACCTTCATAGAGTTCAAGGTCAAGTCATCCGCATCAGAAAAGAAGCGCGAATCATCTCGAGCAGTTCCCAAGACGACTGTCTCGTCGCCTCAGGGCAGAGCAACCGAAGTTGGGAGTAGAGTGGAGGACACTGAACGTGGAGGTTGGGATAACAAACTCGACTTCCTGTTCTCCTGCATTAGCGTGTCTGTGGGTCTGGGAAACGTTTGGCGTTTTCCGTATTTGTGTTACAAAAATGGCGGAG GTGCGTTTCTCATCACGTATGGAATTGCTATGGTGTTCTGTGGGATTCCAATATTCTTTCAAGAAGTAGCCATTGGCCAATACCTTGGGGCTGGGGGGATGACCCTGGTGGGACAACTGTGTCCTTTGTTGCaag GAGTTGGATACGCAACTATGACGATAGTATTCTTCCTTGACATCTACTACTGTATAATTATCGCTTGGACACTTTTCTACCTAATTAGTACCTTCGTCAACATACCTGGTGTTCCTTGGAGTGGTTGTG GCAATTGGTGGAACACTGAACACTGCTACGACGCTTCAGAAAAGCTTGAGCACATCACTGGGGTTAACAGTTCAAACACCACGAATGCCACCACGCCAGTTGAAGAATATTGGGA ACGACGAGTTCTTGGGATCACGTCTGGCATCGAAACGATCGGCGGGATCCAATGGGAGCTGTTGGGCTGCCTGATACTCGGCTGGCTGCTAGTTTACTTTATCATCAGGCGTGGTCTTCATCAGAGCGGTAAGATCATCTGGTTTTCAGCCTTGTTCCCCTACGTGGTGCTTTTCATTCTTTTGGGAAGAGCGGTGACATTGGATGGCGCCTCCGACGGTTTGAAATACTACGTCACCCCAAGATGGGAGGAGTTGCTATCGCCTGGACCATGGATCGACGGTGCCACGCAAATTTTCTTCGCTTACAGTATCGGCACCGGTGCTTTGCCTGCTTTGGGGTCGTACAACAAGTTTCACCACAACTGCTACAA AGATGCACTAATCACTTGTATAGTCAACACCCTAACTTGCCTTCTGGCTGGCTGCGTGACGTTCTCCATACTGGGTCACATCGCCTCGGAGCAAGGTAACCACGTGTCCGATGTGGTCAAGAGTGGGCCAGGTCTGGTGTTTCTCACATATCCAGAGGTCGTCTTGAAGCTTCCTGGGGCCTCGATGTGGGCCACCATTTTCTTCACTATGCTGCTC ATACTCGGAATCGACAGTGAATTCTGTATCGTGGAGTCCTTTATCACGGGTGTAATCGACAATTGGGCTGATAGTCTTCGTCCTCACAGAAAGAAGTTCACCATCGCTATTTGTCTCCTCATGTTTGCTCTGGGACTGCCTATGGTGACCAAT GGTGGAGTGTACATATTCCAATTGATGGATTTCTATTCAGCGAGCGGTATGTCGATCTTGTGGGTCTGTTTCTTCCAAACGATCGCGATATCGTGGATCTTCGGGGCGCAGAAGTTCTGCGATTGCATCCACCAAATGATGGGCATACGATTGAATAAATTCTGGTACATATGCTGGGTGGTGTTCGCGCCGATGATCATGGCT GCCATCTTCGTGTTCCAATGCGTTCAATACAAGCCCTTGAAATATGGAAGCGATTATGAATATCCAACATGGGCGGAAATCGTGGGTTTCTGTCTCAGTTTGTCATCCATGATTTGGATACCAGGCTACGTTATCTATTATCTTGTCGTGACTCCAGGATCTGTCAAACAG AATATTCTAAAAGGCCTAAAACCGAACATAAAGTCTCAACCAAAATTACCAAAAGGCGAAAAGTCCGCAGTGATACCGATGTCCGAGAGTAGCGCTGGCCTAATCACCAAGAACAACAGTTTCCTCAGTGAAACATGA
- the LOC128872192 gene encoding uncharacterized protein LOC128872192, with product MACLTALYSQTLTLFFVPHEILFLQHKVFREYAKIAVGPDFIHTLPSFLILMAMACVLWRNPPSMNSVSKAVGSTTLYKALQVSRSKPTEIVFEVMHRTFVVEGHGQLGGRHHGYVGLADPSKAPLLLRLDVLELRV from the exons ATGGCCTGTCTGACCGCCCTTTACTCCCAAACGCTGACTCTGTTCTTCGTCCCCCACGAGATACTCTTCCTCCAGCACAAAGTCTTCCGCGAGTACGCCAAGATCGCCGTGGGACCTGACTTCATACACACCCTGCCCTCCTTCCTGATTCTGATGGCGATGGCGTGCGTCCTCTGGAGGAATCCCCCCTCCATGAACAGTGTGTCCAAAGCGGTAGGCTCGACGACCCTGTACAAGGCTCTACAGGTATCGCGATCGAAACCGACCGAGATAGTATTTGAGGTAATGCATCGTACGTTCGTGGTTGAAGGTCATGGTCAGCTGGGTGGTCGGCATCACGGGTATGTGGGGCTGGCTGATCCTTCAAAGGCTCCTCTATTGCTGCGTTTGGACGTACTGGAGTTAC GGGTCTGA